A single window of Kitasatospora sp. HUAS MG31 DNA harbors:
- a CDS encoding carbohydrate kinase family protein — protein METDGSGRGCEVLVAGPYFADLVFHGLPRPVEPGGEVFAGGFAFVPGGAYTLAMAVHRLGRRVVWGADFGTDPFSAEVLAAARAEGLDESAFRHHRFPVRSVTVALSGPEDRAMVSYQDPLPARPLVPLLHSHRPEAMMLPQLRWDAEALEACQAARRLGALVAMDSHDVPATLADPFVRRALAGVDVFTPNAAEALRLTGARTVDGAVAELADLVPMLVVKRGERGATAVHGGRRYDVPSAAVRAVDTTSAGDCFNAGLVHGMLAGWDLPACLAAAAACGAAATTGPGSSAALRGEELPQWLERIPDHSEIDVHTSLH, from the coding sequence ATGGAGACCGACGGCAGCGGGCGCGGGTGTGAAGTCCTGGTTGCGGGACCGTACTTCGCGGATCTGGTGTTCCACGGCCTGCCCCGGCCGGTCGAGCCCGGCGGGGAGGTGTTCGCCGGTGGCTTCGCCTTCGTCCCCGGTGGCGCCTACACCCTCGCGATGGCGGTGCACCGGCTCGGACGCAGGGTGGTGTGGGGCGCCGACTTCGGTACGGACCCGTTCAGCGCCGAGGTGCTCGCGGCCGCGCGAGCCGAGGGCCTGGACGAGAGTGCCTTCCGTCACCACCGCTTCCCGGTCAGGAGCGTGACCGTGGCCCTGTCCGGCCCCGAGGACCGGGCCATGGTCAGCTACCAGGACCCGCTGCCCGCCCGGCCGCTCGTCCCGCTGCTCCACTCCCACCGGCCCGAGGCGATGATGTTGCCACAACTGCGGTGGGACGCCGAGGCGTTGGAGGCGTGCCAGGCGGCCCGGCGGCTCGGGGCGCTGGTCGCCATGGACAGCCACGACGTCCCGGCGACCCTGGCGGACCCGTTCGTACGCCGGGCCCTCGCGGGGGTCGACGTCTTCACACCGAACGCCGCCGAGGCCCTCCGGCTCACCGGTGCCCGGACCGTGGACGGCGCGGTCGCGGAACTCGCCGACCTGGTGCCGATGCTCGTGGTCAAGCGCGGAGAGCGTGGGGCCACCGCGGTGCACGGTGGCAGGCGGTACGACGTCCCGTCCGCCGCGGTGCGGGCCGTGGACACCACCTCCGCCGGGGACTGCTTCAACGCCGGGCTCGTCCACGGGATGCTCGCCGGCTGGGACCTGCCCGCCTGTCTGGCCGCCGCGGCGGCCTGCGGAGCCGCCGCGACCACCGGTCCGGGGTCGAGCGCCGCCCTGCGCGGCGAGGAACTGCCGCAGTGGCTGGAGCGCATCCCTGACCATTCCGAGATTGATGTGCACACTTCACTGCACTGA
- a CDS encoding YbaB/EbfC family nucleoid-associated protein has product MSTPYDQRIDELMEEYRSRRAAAGDLQRRLREISATATAPRQTVKVTVGAQGELTAVEFPTGAYRRLAPAELAEAVLTAAREARQQALGLAGEAIAAHLPPEVQASDFLQGTADLTALLPEEPPVLDAVRAYVEQGRRPL; this is encoded by the coding sequence GTGAGCACGCCGTACGACCAGCGGATCGACGAGCTCATGGAGGAGTACCGAAGCCGTCGCGCCGCCGCGGGCGACCTCCAGCGCCGGCTCCGCGAGATCTCGGCCACCGCCACCGCCCCCCGCCAGACCGTGAAGGTCACGGTGGGCGCTCAGGGCGAGCTCACCGCTGTGGAGTTCCCCACCGGCGCCTACCGCCGACTCGCCCCCGCCGAACTCGCCGAGGCCGTCCTGACCGCCGCACGCGAGGCCCGGCAGCAGGCGCTCGGCCTGGCCGGCGAGGCCATCGCGGCCCATCTGCCGCCGGAGGTCCAGGCCTCGGACTTCCTCCAGGGCACGGCCGACCTCACGGCGCTGCTCCCCGAGGAGCCCCCCGTCCTCGACGCCGTCCGGGCGTATGTGGAGCAGGGCCGGCGGCCCCTCTGA
- a CDS encoding WXG100 family type VII secretion target: MSTYSVHFAKVQHVAEEMQLISRTIGTTLAELDANARRHLAEWNSDAQTAYTHAKARWDTAAADMAAQAQKAQTALTHIHAAYLQAERTGSGMWGR, translated from the coding sequence ATGAGCACGTACTCGGTCCACTTCGCCAAGGTCCAGCACGTCGCCGAGGAGATGCAGCTGATCTCCCGAACCATCGGCACCACGCTGGCCGAGCTCGACGCCAACGCCCGCCGGCACCTCGCCGAGTGGAACAGCGACGCCCAGACCGCCTACACGCACGCCAAGGCCCGCTGGGACACGGCCGCGGCCGACATGGCCGCCCAGGCGCAGAAGGCCCAGACCGCGCTGACCCACATCCACGCCGCCTACCTCCAGGCCGAGCGCACCGGATCCGGCATGTGGGGGCGGTGA
- a CDS encoding WXG100 family type VII secretion target → MTTPTSVTLEGMHAALGSFREAHGSARAQLAAMNEQVAALGGIWTGDAAGTFSGAMQTWLRDFTSVVSALDEMAHTLEGNTGVYRSTTADVDQIAAGVNSSMNKPLAGL, encoded by the coding sequence GTGACCACTCCCACCTCGGTGACACTCGAAGGCATGCACGCCGCTCTGGGCAGCTTCCGCGAGGCGCACGGCAGCGCCCGCGCCCAGCTGGCCGCCATGAACGAGCAGGTCGCGGCGCTCGGCGGGATCTGGACCGGCGATGCGGCCGGAACATTCAGCGGCGCCATGCAGACCTGGCTCAGGGACTTCACGAGCGTGGTCTCCGCCCTGGACGAGATGGCCCACACCCTGGAGGGGAACACCGGCGTCTACCGCTCCACCACCGCCGACGTGGACCAGATCGCCGCCGGCGTCAACTCGTCCATGAACAAGCCCCTCGCCGGCCTGTAG
- a CDS encoding DUF3995 domain-containing protein, with the protein MKIVEWLLGSAGSAEAGSAGAGSAEGAAGATGAGPSVRVAAAVAGAALAGIGALHAVWAFSPWPLGSREEFAAVVVGVEESQLPSAPLTLAVTGLLGAAAWLVVTGARPERPLGSSRLVRSGMWTVAGVMAVRGLGGLAASGLALGEVPSEFRHWDLALYSPLCVALGGLTGYVAARTRRS; encoded by the coding sequence ATGAAGATCGTGGAGTGGCTGCTGGGTTCGGCGGGTTCCGCGGAGGCGGGTTCCGCAGGGGCGGGTTCCGCCGAGGGGGCGGCCGGGGCCACAGGGGCTGGTCCGAGCGTCCGGGTGGCCGCGGCGGTGGCGGGGGCGGCGCTGGCCGGGATCGGCGCGCTGCACGCGGTGTGGGCCTTCTCGCCCTGGCCGCTGGGCTCGCGCGAGGAGTTCGCCGCGGTGGTGGTCGGGGTCGAGGAGTCGCAGCTGCCGTCGGCACCGCTCACCCTGGCGGTCACCGGGCTGCTGGGCGCCGCCGCCTGGCTGGTCGTCACCGGCGCCCGTCCGGAGCGGCCGCTCGGGTCCTCGCGCCTGGTCCGGTCGGGGATGTGGACGGTGGCCGGGGTAATGGCGGTCCGCGGGCTCGGCGGCCTGGCCGCCTCGGGCCTGGCATTGGGCGAGGTGCCGTCGGAGTTCCGGCACTGGGACCTGGCGCTGTACTCGCCGCTCTGCGTGGCGCTCGGCGGACTGACCGGCTACGTCGCTGCCCGGACCCGCCGCTCCTGA
- a CDS encoding scabin-related ADP-ribosyltransferase, whose translation MGVEIPAELNWLVQVTAGQDWPEPDEDRLDEMGRAWEDASVMLGRLAASVDPVTARVLSGVSGAMGAEFASFMGRLGRGIPAMSRGAGQVGGMTRNSGLQVGYAKYMIIAQTAWLAAEIAALVQSLYGAALIPAQVAAVRWNVQMILRRAFTAVITETVAQAAIDAAVQGVQFLLGARTEWDTAATVGAVEMGAVSGAIAGPLALGAEIAAPKLATTLPGMAGIHATTGVAVGAVTNLAFDAGQDLGLAAAAGAIGGAAGWRRGGHGGGVAGVEKISAGLDDLVPVTPPTEAAPSGGHGIDAAGRASEPARRPESGGEVAGASVPTVGTEPSASTATRPGAVSGPAEQPAPVVGGVGRAGETGATTAGTSTRPATGSAGAGSGTAVPGQAAGQARTSGGSRPVTESQGSVAHPAGLPGLDTSVGATTGAHAQAPTGASQAPHAPSGSHAETSAGTSAAPSTGAPEPHGSAVSAQTPATGHPRAAAEALPGTSAAAADRAAEVSHQAGGPEQDHTRAALPTTDPAGNAVHPGESASGHPRAAADPSAHATSPLPSASAAPAHAEVHTAPGTPTSDTPSAAHPGGVGRASEALPPPAAQPAAGAPHPAGGSTVPRAAGGSPSPAPETASAPTPTRAGIHIGEPTRIPTTGGTAQVGAAPAATVRDPGTVRTESGSPVPPAASERPQTAPAAAAPAGHESPDPADRPTGTPDHDPQTPDGPVPPTPENPPTREPERPTPELVPPPGYADPRSERATQWAEAQRGLYETYDHRLDEAARSSAREVEVQGRLDRAFTEWSRRLPDGTPDEVALAVRRRAGEQVTAELADHPAERDRILQNITGQLELAGFREAAVRVGMERFDRVADSWGRRLTGGTDGSPTLAPDLPPEALDRVRTHLAAVFRDRLETVASETYRTPEDVREDLDSRTALGEQRLAELTGGLTADLDLRAGYESAIGGAERLVDRTADRWRTALDPASSSLLEQTGVAADAHLSEASRTLLTDRLRERLGADFAEVFGSTESAAGFHGDLPEAVADWNRRFAAHAEQLPGQFAVQAAREASIASTVDAVRAAAGSWHDEGRPRFDPDTAERLGIPETVPDRIVDQLAASLARQADADLLRAAGTDPVPATSWSLTDPARIHDLLALQTARDHVVRTAEASARADSAAWSARHELSGDSADRVRTGHAERVLAAFDELFAGPEALHGDGLAERLDTWHERRRSLDEGLAARLAFESEAMPGLRTALSGFDTLAEGREIARAELSALRERFGEDWFTAYREHWGGQGAPDGERGLVHEAAHEQRLRLEAPGEAVGRGMSGTELVPTAGRHLVPDVRLTGAPAPERHHGREQESPVGPRRPRDGVGTAAGEGAGPATGVHDQGMVADRQDDTVSPRSADQPDGTDRTAGDRWPTSLQPDDDDSVSVTTSLDSDLPSNVRTELTVRFGKGSKTLPESAVAAVQQHASRLAQDLRLREQGNWELPTIEITGRGNSLFGANSTGRQRAEAVRTALNEALRSELLNRRMPIGDVESLMGRLADRTSVKSKGRAELPEEVEVENATGVADRRRTSTMVVEPPDLSGGLDEPGQAVQEVVLDASAADALQRRNVFLSPVSGRDLAMSSIPEPGQREYSTERPANAHLTQVAAVDFDQLTAGGAGGPLQYRQDTGLLFRWERNRHGTDYHDVLERGLSPMDPDRYPSLADYKNANYGSTFVSTTRSETAQNDGWGTDLRYLIDAPGGIDVEATLLGSSLVAEEEVAFPGGIRPQYIVGVELVRGVELLESGRYAERVEFVPNPWYNPAHRLEPGPSLWPSSSEPEEARVPGPAAPGRRVPLPAGPESWEGRRDTAPVARVSTERFDPASDPLAPGRAAGTLWGSQTLVRTDVRRFEAPNGTWVRDHEVSLPMRPGPGVTKEDLPGLQKQLQEALDRHVNTGYALPRSGDQFHLTVRLVHDPAHGEHVTVTRSEHPARADQRHWNLGGAEGDAARMPVLVHEVLHYVGLPDDYRDSGFLFRQDERTETDRAGGPMAQTRHFTELVARNLAVIEDVVDSAAVLRDHPLGTGPGPADTRLAHASGSTAAIRTEAPAPDRWLSPLADEPEFPPLPARYANLGKDEVFVTNQWRIVEVEEGEDNFTMVAQFQDGSMTGRRTDHGPVAGNVTDPEGGTYKVGEDNPAWNWYDGSGKIIASSHGRTESLPEVASGRSDPPASVADARVTEVDSAAIRPTPIWTTPAGSEIYRNSELAPQQVFESGFPPKGAAVPDLLTYVYHAPQDTVFVSATTIRNYVSLTAAQAGIPAKQLKYRYIYAIDPLGGVDINATLDIASPFPDQKEIVFPGGIRNSFIKSAQQLHLETGEPVGEVIRNPHYDPHHQQ comes from the coding sequence ATGGGCGTCGAGATCCCCGCCGAGCTCAACTGGCTCGTCCAGGTCACCGCCGGCCAGGACTGGCCCGAGCCGGACGAGGACCGGCTCGATGAGATGGGCCGGGCCTGGGAGGACGCCTCGGTGATGCTGGGACGACTCGCCGCCTCGGTCGACCCGGTGACCGCCCGCGTCCTGAGCGGCGTCAGCGGCGCGATGGGAGCGGAGTTCGCCTCCTTCATGGGCCGGCTGGGCCGGGGCATCCCGGCGATGTCCCGGGGAGCCGGGCAGGTCGGCGGGATGACCCGCAACTCCGGCCTCCAGGTCGGCTACGCCAAGTACATGATCATCGCTCAGACGGCCTGGCTGGCAGCCGAGATCGCCGCCCTGGTGCAGTCCCTGTACGGGGCGGCGCTGATCCCGGCGCAGGTCGCCGCCGTCCGCTGGAACGTCCAGATGATCCTGCGGCGGGCCTTCACCGCCGTCATCACCGAGACCGTCGCCCAGGCCGCGATCGACGCCGCGGTCCAGGGCGTGCAGTTCCTGCTGGGCGCCCGCACCGAATGGGACACCGCCGCCACCGTCGGCGCCGTCGAGATGGGCGCGGTGAGCGGCGCCATCGCCGGTCCGCTCGCCCTCGGCGCGGAGATCGCGGCCCCGAAGCTCGCCACCACCCTCCCGGGCATGGCCGGCATCCACGCCACGACCGGCGTCGCGGTCGGAGCCGTCACCAACCTCGCCTTCGACGCCGGCCAGGACCTCGGGCTCGCCGCCGCGGCCGGCGCCATCGGCGGCGCGGCCGGCTGGCGGCGCGGCGGCCACGGCGGCGGGGTGGCCGGCGTGGAGAAGATCAGCGCCGGGCTGGACGACCTGGTCCCGGTGACACCGCCGACGGAGGCGGCGCCGAGCGGCGGACACGGCATCGACGCGGCAGGACGGGCCTCCGAGCCTGCGCGCAGGCCGGAGAGCGGCGGGGAGGTCGCGGGAGCGTCCGTTCCGACGGTCGGTACGGAGCCGTCAGCCTCGACGGCCACCAGGCCGGGAGCCGTGTCCGGCCCCGCCGAGCAGCCCGCCCCCGTGGTCGGCGGCGTGGGACGGGCGGGGGAGACCGGTGCGACCACGGCCGGCACCTCCACGCGGCCCGCCACCGGCTCGGCCGGCGCGGGCTCGGGTACGGCCGTCCCGGGTCAGGCCGCGGGCCAGGCGCGAACGTCCGGCGGTAGCCGGCCGGTCACCGAGAGCCAGGGCAGCGTCGCGCACCCAGCGGGGCTCCCCGGCCTGGACACCTCCGTCGGCGCCACGACGGGTGCCCACGCGCAGGCGCCGACCGGAGCGTCGCAGGCCCCCCACGCGCCGTCCGGTTCCCATGCGGAGACATCCGCGGGCACCTCGGCCGCGCCGTCCACCGGCGCGCCGGAGCCCCACGGCTCGGCCGTTTCGGCCCAGACTCCCGCCACCGGCCACCCTCGGGCCGCCGCGGAGGCCCTGCCCGGGACCTCCGCCGCCGCAGCCGACCGCGCGGCGGAGGTCTCCCACCAGGCCGGTGGCCCGGAGCAGGACCACACCCGCGCAGCACTCCCCACCACCGACCCGGCCGGGAACGCCGTCCACCCGGGGGAGTCCGCCAGCGGCCACCCTCGGGCCGCCGCCGATCCTTCCGCTCACGCGACCTCCCCGCTGCCGTCGGCGAGTGCTGCCCCTGCGCACGCCGAGGTCCACACCGCCCCTGGCACACCCACCTCTGACACACCCTCCGCCGCGCATCCCGGCGGTGTCGGTCGCGCATCCGAGGCACTCCCCCCGCCCGCGGCACAGCCCGCCGCAGGCGCCCCACACCCCGCCGGCGGTTCAACGGTCCCCCGAGCCGCCGGCGGTTCCCCCTCGCCCGCCCCCGAAACCGCGAGCGCGCCGACACCCACCCGCGCCGGCATCCACATCGGCGAACCCACCCGGATCCCCACCACCGGAGGAACCGCGCAGGTCGGTGCGGCCCCGGCCGCGACCGTCCGGGACCCTGGCACCGTCCGTACGGAGTCCGGGTCCCCGGTACCCCCGGCGGCCTCCGAGCGGCCGCAGACCGCGCCGGCCGCCGCAGCCCCGGCCGGCCATGAGAGCCCGGACCCCGCCGACCGTCCCACCGGGACGCCGGACCACGACCCGCAGACCCCCGATGGTCCCGTGCCCCCCACCCCGGAGAACCCGCCGACCCGCGAACCGGAGCGCCCTACACCCGAGTTGGTCCCCCCACCCGGGTACGCCGACCCGAGGTCCGAGCGGGCGACACAGTGGGCCGAGGCCCAGCGCGGGCTCTACGAGACGTACGACCACCGGCTGGACGAGGCCGCCCGCAGCTCGGCCCGCGAGGTGGAGGTCCAGGGCCGGCTGGACCGGGCGTTCACCGAGTGGTCGCGGCGGCTGCCCGACGGCACCCCGGACGAGGTGGCCCTCGCCGTACGCCGCCGGGCGGGCGAGCAGGTCACGGCCGAGCTGGCCGACCACCCGGCCGAGCGGGACCGGATCCTCCAGAACATCACCGGGCAGCTGGAGTTGGCCGGATTCCGCGAAGCCGCCGTCCGGGTCGGAATGGAGCGCTTCGACCGGGTGGCGGACTCCTGGGGCCGCCGGCTCACCGGCGGTACCGACGGATCCCCGACCCTCGCGCCGGACCTTCCGCCCGAGGCACTGGACCGGGTCCGCACGCACCTGGCCGCCGTCTTCCGCGACCGCCTGGAGACGGTGGCCTCGGAGACGTACCGGACGCCCGAGGACGTCCGCGAAGACCTCGACTCCCGTACCGCGCTGGGCGAGCAGCGGCTGGCGGAGCTCACCGGCGGGCTGACGGCCGACCTCGACCTGCGGGCCGGGTACGAGTCGGCGATCGGCGGCGCCGAGCGACTGGTCGACCGGACCGCCGACCGCTGGCGCACCGCCCTCGACCCGGCGAGCAGCTCCCTCCTGGAGCAGACCGGAGTCGCCGCCGATGCCCATCTGTCCGAGGCCAGCCGGACGTTGCTCACCGACCGGCTCCGGGAGCGGCTCGGCGCGGACTTCGCAGAGGTGTTCGGCTCCACCGAGTCCGCCGCCGGGTTCCACGGGGACCTGCCCGAGGCCGTGGCCGACTGGAACAGGCGCTTCGCGGCACATGCCGAGCAGCTCCCCGGGCAGTTCGCCGTGCAGGCCGCGCGGGAGGCGTCGATCGCCTCGACGGTCGACGCCGTGCGGGCGGCCGCCGGTTCGTGGCACGACGAGGGCCGCCCGCGGTTCGACCCCGACACCGCCGAACGGCTCGGAATCCCCGAGACGGTGCCGGACCGGATCGTCGACCAGCTGGCCGCCTCCCTCGCCCGCCAGGCCGATGCAGACCTGCTGCGCGCCGCCGGGACCGACCCCGTACCCGCCACCTCCTGGAGTCTCACCGACCCGGCCCGCATTCACGACCTGCTCGCCCTCCAGACCGCCCGCGATCACGTCGTGCGGACCGCCGAGGCGTCCGCGCGCGCCGACAGCGCGGCCTGGAGCGCCCGCCACGAGCTGTCCGGCGACTCGGCGGACCGGGTCCGCACCGGGCACGCCGAGCGGGTGCTCGCCGCCTTCGACGAGCTGTTCGCGGGCCCGGAGGCGCTGCACGGAGACGGCCTCGCCGAGCGGCTGGACACCTGGCACGAGAGGCGGCGGTCGCTCGACGAGGGCCTGGCAGCCCGGCTGGCCTTCGAGTCGGAGGCCATGCCCGGGTTGAGGACGGCGCTCAGCGGCTTCGACACCCTGGCGGAGGGACGGGAGATCGCCCGCGCAGAGCTGTCCGCCCTCCGGGAGAGGTTCGGTGAGGACTGGTTCACCGCGTACCGGGAGCACTGGGGCGGCCAGGGCGCTCCGGACGGGGAGCGGGGACTCGTCCACGAGGCCGCGCACGAGCAGCGCCTGCGTCTGGAGGCACCCGGGGAAGCGGTCGGCCGAGGGATGTCGGGGACCGAGCTGGTCCCCACCGCCGGACGCCACCTCGTTCCGGACGTCCGGCTCACGGGTGCTCCGGCGCCGGAGCGGCACCACGGACGGGAACAGGAGTCCCCCGTGGGCCCCCGGCGGCCCCGCGACGGCGTCGGCACCGCTGCCGGCGAGGGCGCAGGCCCGGCCACCGGGGTGCATGACCAGGGTATGGTCGCCGACCGGCAGGACGACACGGTGTCGCCCCGCTCCGCCGATCAGCCCGATGGTACCGACCGGACGGCGGGCGACCGTTGGCCCACCTCGCTGCAACCTGACGACGACGACTCCGTATCGGTGACGACGAGCCTCGACTCGGATCTGCCGTCCAATGTGAGGACCGAGCTGACCGTGCGTTTCGGCAAGGGGTCGAAGACCCTGCCCGAGTCGGCCGTCGCGGCTGTACAGCAGCACGCGAGCAGGCTGGCACAGGACCTGCGTCTCCGGGAGCAGGGGAACTGGGAGCTGCCGACGATCGAGATCACCGGCCGCGGGAACTCGCTGTTCGGTGCCAACTCCACCGGCAGGCAGCGCGCGGAAGCCGTCCGGACGGCTCTGAACGAGGCACTGCGCAGTGAGCTTCTGAACCGCCGCATGCCAATCGGCGACGTGGAGTCGTTGATGGGCCGCCTCGCCGACCGGACGAGTGTGAAGTCCAAAGGGCGGGCGGAGTTGCCCGAGGAAGTGGAGGTTGAGAACGCGACAGGTGTGGCGGACAGGCGGCGTACCTCCACCATGGTGGTCGAGCCACCCGACCTCTCGGGTGGCCTTGACGAGCCCGGCCAGGCCGTCCAGGAGGTCGTCCTGGATGCTTCGGCCGCCGATGCTCTCCAGAGACGGAACGTGTTCCTGTCCCCGGTGTCCGGAAGAGATCTCGCGATGAGCTCCATCCCCGAACCCGGGCAGCGGGAGTACTCGACGGAGCGACCCGCCAACGCCCACCTGACGCAGGTCGCCGCGGTCGACTTCGACCAGTTGACCGCCGGCGGTGCGGGGGGGCCCTTGCAGTACCGCCAGGACACCGGCCTGCTCTTCCGGTGGGAGAGGAATCGGCACGGAACGGACTACCACGACGTCCTGGAGCGCGGCCTGTCGCCAATGGACCCGGACCGCTACCCCAGTCTGGCGGACTACAAGAACGCCAACTACGGCTCCACCTTCGTCAGTACGACCCGGTCAGAGACCGCCCAGAACGATGGCTGGGGCACGGACCTGCGCTATCTCATCGACGCGCCGGGCGGCATCGACGTCGAGGCCACCCTCCTGGGGTCATCGCTCGTGGCCGAGGAGGAGGTCGCGTTCCCCGGTGGTATCCGCCCGCAATACATCGTCGGCGTCGAACTCGTTCGGGGCGTGGAGCTGCTCGAATCGGGACGCTACGCGGAGCGCGTCGAGTTCGTTCCGAACCCCTGGTACAACCCCGCGCACCGGCTCGAACCGGGTCCCTCCCTCTGGCCGTCGTCCTCGGAGCCCGAGGAGGCGCGGGTGCCCGGTCCTGCGGCGCCCGGACGCAGGGTGCCACTGCCGGCCGGGCCGGAGTCCTGGGAGGGCCGGCGCGACACGGCGCCCGTGGCGCGGGTGAGCACCGAACGGTTCGACCCGGCGAGTGATCCTCTGGCCCCGGGGCGCGCGGCGGGAACTCTCTGGGGGAGCCAGACGCTGGTGCGGACCGATGTCCGTCGGTTCGAGGCGCCGAACGGGACATGGGTGCGTGACCACGAGGTCAGCCTGCCGATGCGCCCCGGCCCCGGTGTGACGAAGGAGGACCTCCCCGGGCTGCAGAAGCAGCTGCAGGAGGCGCTCGACCGGCATGTCAACACCGGCTACGCGCTTCCCCGTTCCGGCGACCAGTTCCACCTGACGGTGCGTCTGGTGCACGACCCTGCGCACGGCGAGCACGTGACCGTGACCCGGTCGGAGCATCCGGCCCGGGCCGACCAGCGCCACTGGAACCTGGGCGGGGCGGAAGGCGACGCCGCGCGGATGCCTGTCCTGGTCCACGAGGTTCTGCACTACGTGGGTCTGCCGGACGACTACCGCGACAGCGGCTTCCTCTTCCGGCAGGACGAGAGGACCGAGACCGACCGTGCCGGCGGTCCGATGGCCCAGACCAGGCACTTCACCGAGCTTGTCGCGCGTAACCTGGCCGTCATCGAGGATGTCGTCGACTCCGCCGCGGTCCTGCGCGACCACCCGCTCGGAACAGGGCCCGGGCCGGCCGACACCCGGTTGGCCCATGCTTCCGGGAGCACCGCCGCGATCCGAACCGAGGCCCCGGCGCCGGACCGCTGGCTCTCCCCGCTCGCCGACGAGCCGGAGTTTCCGCCCTTGCCGGCGAGGTACGCGAACCTCGGGAAAGACGAGGTCTTCGTCACCAACCAGTGGCGGATCGTGGAGGTCGAGGAGGGGGAGGATAATTTCACGATGGTCGCCCAGTTCCAGGACGGGAGCATGACCGGGAGGCGCACCGACCACGGGCCGGTCGCCGGAAACGTCACCGACCCGGAGGGTGGGACGTACAAGGTGGGTGAGGACAACCCGGCCTGGAACTGGTATGACGGGAGCGGGAAGATCATCGCCTCCTCGCACGGGCGCACCGAATCCCTCCCCGAGGTGGCGAGCGGGCGGTCGGACCCTCCGGCGAGCGTTGCGGACGCCAGGGTGACGGAGGTCGACTCGGCGGCCATCCGGCCTACGCCGATATGGACGACCCCGGCCGGGTCGGAGATCTACCGCAACAGCGAACTGGCACCGCAACAGGTCTTCGAGTCCGGGTTCCCGCCCAAGGGCGCGGCAGTGCCCGACCTGCTGACCTACGTCTACCACGCTCCCCAGGACACGGTCTTCGTGAGCGCGACCACGATCCGGAACTACGTCAGTCTGACGGCCGCGCAGGCCGGGATCCCTGCGAAACAGCTGAAGTACCGCTACATCTATGCGATCGACCCGCTCGGCGGCGTCGACATCAACGCCACGCTGGACATCGCCTCGCCCTTCCCCGACCAGAAGGAGATCGTCTTCCCGGGCGGAATCAGGAACAGCTTCATCAAGTCCGCGCAGCAGCTGCACCTGGAGACCGGCGAGCCGGTCGGTGAGGTGATCCGCAACCCTCACTACGACCCTCACCACCAGCAGTAG
- a CDS encoding TetR/AcrR family transcriptional regulator: MAKGKVRKDDWTMAALRALARGGVAAVAVDGLAKELGVTRGSFYWHFDNREALLVAALETWELHTTTEVVAAVRTLQDPVARARALFAEALGSEEIAGLEPALAAQTGHPAVAEVVARVIETRIAFLAEVFTDLGFDPPTARHRALAAYAAYLGWLELRRTAPLLAPETLPQDPRSPAALDHLVALLLAPAQPPAQYPAQPPTAAAEPPAPRAVPTAD, encoded by the coding sequence ATGGCGAAGGGCAAGGTCCGCAAGGACGACTGGACGATGGCGGCGCTGCGCGCCCTGGCCCGCGGCGGGGTCGCCGCCGTGGCCGTGGACGGGCTGGCGAAGGAGCTCGGCGTGACGCGCGGCAGCTTCTACTGGCACTTCGACAACCGGGAGGCCCTGCTGGTCGCCGCCCTGGAGACCTGGGAACTGCACACCACCACCGAGGTCGTGGCGGCCGTCCGCACCCTTCAGGACCCCGTCGCCCGGGCCCGCGCCCTGTTCGCGGAGGCGCTCGGCAGCGAGGAGATCGCCGGGCTGGAGCCCGCCCTCGCCGCGCAGACCGGCCACCCGGCCGTCGCCGAGGTCGTCGCCCGGGTGATCGAGACCCGGATCGCCTTCCTCGCCGAGGTCTTCACCGACCTGGGCTTCGACCCGCCGACCGCCCGCCACCGGGCCCTCGCCGCCTACGCCGCCTACCTCGGCTGGCTCGAACTGCGCCGCACGGCACCCCTGCTCGCCCCCGAGACCCTGCCCCAGGACCCGCGCTCGCCGGCCGCCCTGGACCACCTGGTCGCCCTGCTCCTCGCCCCCGCCCAGCCGCCGGCTCAGTACCCGGCCCAGCCCCCGACCGCGGCAGCCGAGCCGCCGGCGCCCCGAGCGGTCCCCACGGCGGACTGA